GTGCTTGTATGTCTAATGCTGGATGTGGATTTGGTTCTGGTTTCGCTTTATTAGTTGTATTATTTATTCTATTAGTAATTATCGGATGTAGTTGTTATAGCGGTGGTTACGGTGGCGGCTACGGCTGCTAATTAGATCACTGAATAGCCTAAAGAAATTTCTTTAGGCTTTTTTGTGTTTTAAACGTCCGTTAGCTTTTAAGAGAATTACTTACCCATTAGCGGCTATGATGAACGGTTGAACAATTAAAAACCCTATTACGATCGATATCTGCTATACTTTTAATAAAGATAATAACGCTTACATTTATGAAGAAGCAAACAAAAAAGAGAGGGCATAAGGTGAACTTTCCTATTTCGAAAAGTATTACAACTAAATATCTTCTTTTATTTACGGTTATTTTAATTGTACCGGGCAT
The genomic region above belongs to Priestia megaterium and contains:
- a CDS encoding YjcZ family sporulation protein encodes the protein MSNAGCGFGSGFALLVVLFILLVIIGCSCYSGGYGGGYGC